Genomic segment of Limnochordia bacterium:
TATCCTCAGGTGGTCATATCAGATCCTATTCTTAGTCATTACGTGGACGGCAACAAAGACGGGATTCAGCTAAAGAAAGGAAGAAATGTGATCTCTGTTCCCGGAGGCGGAGTTGTACACCTGATCAACGAGAGTCCAAAAACAAGTAATCCCCCGAAGGTTACCATCGAAGGCGGTTATCGGTTTACTTACTTCGTCTTAGGGGAACACAGTATCGAAAACTGGCGGGAAATGCTTGTCAAGTACAAGGATATACCTGCGATTGAACTGGTTGGTGAGCGGGTCTTTATTACTGCTAGCTATGATACGGCTAAAGACATCGATGACCCGGTTCAGTTGCTTAAGTATATTGATGAGGCCATAGAAGTGGAAAACCGGGTTTCGGGGCTAGATGATTGTAGCGTGGATCCCCTGCACAGGCCAAGTCAGTACCGTCAACATATGCGAGAGAATAACTCTCCGGGGACATATATGTATATGTTCACCAACCATACAGGATACAATTCCGATGCTCTAAAAACCATCCTCAATACCCACCACTTTACGAAAAATGGCTGGGGCCCTTGGCATGAATTTGGGCATACCTATCAGCAGCATCCCTGGAGATGGGACGGTTTAGGGGAAGTAACCGTTAACATATACTCACTTAGTGTTGAACGGCATTTTGGCAATAACAGCAGGTTGGAGAAAGAAGGGCGATATGAGAGTGCCTTTGCGTATTTCAACCAACCATACAGGAATTACAATGGGATTGACGATGTATTTGTGAAGCTGGTTATGTTCTGGCAGCTGGATTTAGCCTTTGGGGAAGAATTTTACCCAATGTTGCATCGGGTCTATCGGGAAGTACCGGAGGCTGAGCAACCAAAAACCGATAATGAGAAAATACAGCAATTCATTATCAGTGCTTCAGAAGTGGCAAACTGTAACCTGACACCTTTCTTTGAGATGTGGGGACTTTCTCCCACACGGGAAACTAAGAAGCGGATCTCTCAGCTGCCGGATCTGACAGAGCCGATCTGGCGGTTGACCGATGCAGGCTATGTTTTTCCTCCGGTCTACCTACGGGCTGAAGATGTTTTGGGTTCCTTAGGCTCATTAGCTGGAGCGACGCTCACCGACGCGACCCCGATTCGGGTTGAGGCACCGGATATACTTGTAGCAGGTGTCGAGGTTGCTGTTGATGGGAAAATCGTCTATCAAGGAGAAAGTGTTCCCACTGATCTGGTGCTCAGACCATCTGAGTTTGAACAGGGCAATCGAAGCATTTCAGTGGTGGTAAGCGATGATCGGGATAGACGCTACACATATACAACTAGTTTCAAGGTGGAACACTTCGATTTGGTGGCGCCTCGGGGAGCGGAACAGGAAGCAAAACGCTTAAGCGGTGGAATCACCGTTGAAGTTGAACCTGTGATTCCTGCTGATGATTTCATTGATGTAAGTGGACGGTTAAAGCGAGTTGTTGTCAGGCTTGATGAATCAGAACCCCCTGCGGATTCTTCCTTGGAGGATACTCTGTTTTCAGCCACGTTGCTACCATTGAGTTATTCCATAAACACTCTTCGATTTGAAGATGGCGCGTATGATTTGATTATCAGTGCTAAGACAAGGGGCGGGGTTACATCCGAACTAACAGAGCGAGTAGTAATCAAGAACTGGGAGGTACTGGAGGATGAGATCCTTCCACCCAAGGCCCTTGGCTGGTTCGGTATCAGGGACTCCCTCAAAACTGTGGGAGAACCCAAAGGATGGGTATACGCGAGTGATGATGCGGAGCTGTTTTTCGGTGATGGGGATCGGATTATGCGGGGCCAAGCCAGTGTGGAGCCGCTGACATGGCGAATACCTAACCTCTATCAATATGTACTGACGATCTATGCTAAGGAAACAGAAATCAGGGATGATGTAATTGTTGAGGTTTCCTCGGACGGAGTGTCTTGGATCGAGGTGCCCTACGAGATCCACGTAGTCTACCCGGAGGGCTCCCTTGATTTTTCATGGGTGAAAATGGACCTGAATGGTCTTGCCCCGAAGGACATCGGTGCACAGCTGTTACGGGTTATGTTTACGGGTCGTAGCATTCCTCCAGGAGACCTTCAGCTTGGTCATGTATATCTAGCTGGTGTAAGCAACCCAGCTAGTTTACAGCTGCTTCCTTACTAGGACGGGCGATTAGAGATAACCTAATTTCTCGTGAACCCACTCAGGATGCGTGCCATTCTGGGTGGGTTTTTCCGTATCCTCGGTTAGGGTTGACGGCGCGATGTAGATAACTGTGCCCTTATTCTAGGTAATTCTGGTATACTGGAACTAAGTCAGACTAACGTATTGTGCTGGTCGCAGATGTGTGAGGAGGTGTTGGTTATATGCTGTGGCCCAAAGTAAAGGTAGTCCAGACTTGATCGAAGACTACAGGAACATATTCAGTTGGCGAGGAGGCTCTTCCTTATTATGTTCCAGACCCAAAGGACTATGATTTAGATCATTTGCCCGGCCGGGAACTCCGGTACGGTGAGGATGAAAATGTATGCCGGTGCACTCCGATTGGGCGGTAAACAAAATAGTAGAGGGCTCGGGAAGAAGTGAGAGGCACACTTTCAATTTCATGTATTGCAGTCTAGCGGTTATGCTGTATAATAGTTTATCGT
This window contains:
- a CDS encoding M60 family metallopeptidase is translated as MHYRRICLTLMLCGLLLTFGPFVNAKEVVYGDAPILEDAPCEVTITLDQRGIIGEDRQTKLFGGASRYLPTGVYKKPDEPLVITVSDTDQKTYPQVVISDPILSHYVDGNKDGIQLKKGRNVISVPGGGVVHLINESPKTSNPPKVTIEGGYRFTYFVLGEHSIENWREMLVKYKDIPAIELVGERVFITASYDTAKDIDDPVQLLKYIDEAIEVENRVSGLDDCSVDPLHRPSQYRQHMRENNSPGTYMYMFTNHTGYNSDALKTILNTHHFTKNGWGPWHEFGHTYQQHPWRWDGLGEVTVNIYSLSVERHFGNNSRLEKEGRYESAFAYFNQPYRNYNGIDDVFVKLVMFWQLDLAFGEEFYPMLHRVYREVPEAEQPKTDNEKIQQFIISASEVANCNLTPFFEMWGLSPTRETKKRISQLPDLTEPIWRLTDAGYVFPPVYLRAEDVLGSLGSLAGATLTDATPIRVEAPDILVAGVEVAVDGKIVYQGESVPTDLVLRPSEFEQGNRSISVVVSDDRDRRYTYTTSFKVEHFDLVAPRGAEQEAKRLSGGITVEVEPVIPADDFIDVSGRLKRVVVRLDESEPPADSSLEDTLFSATLLPLSYSINTLRFEDGAYDLIISAKTRGGVTSELTERVVIKNWEVLEDEILPPKALGWFGIRDSLKTVGEPKGWVYASDDAELFFGDGDRIMRGQASVEPLTWRIPNLYQYVLTIYAKETEIRDDVIVEVSSDGVSWIEVPYEIHVVYPEGSLDFSWVKMDLNGLAPKDIGAQLLRVMFTGRSIPPGDLQLGHVYLAGVSNPASLQLLPY